In Fundidesulfovibrio putealis DSM 16056, a genomic segment contains:
- a CDS encoding plasmid mobilization protein, which produces MPTKKLALWCYVNTEEHSLISTSAERAGLSRSTYIKRVCLGQPTPSLEKQHARRELLKVNADLGRLGGLFKLCLSEKDTPIQELHTEVRRMLKQIEARQQELKAAIARI; this is translated from the coding sequence ATGCCGACCAAGAAGCTGGCGCTTTGGTGCTACGTCAACACGGAGGAGCACTCGCTGATCTCCACCAGCGCCGAGCGGGCGGGTCTATCCCGGTCCACCTACATCAAGCGTGTTTGCCTCGGGCAGCCGACACCGAGCCTGGAGAAGCAACACGCCAGGCGCGAATTGCTCAAGGTCAATGCCGACCTTGGAAGGCTTGGTGGCCTCTTCAAACTGTGTCTGTCAGAAAAGGACACTCCGATTCAGGAATTGCACACAGAGGTGCGGCGTATGCTCAAGCAAATTGAGGCTCGGCAACAAGAGCTTAAGGCTGCCATCGCCCGTATCTGA